In the Adlercreutzia equolifaciens DSM 19450 genome, one interval contains:
- a CDS encoding 4Fe-4S dicluster domain-containing protein has protein sequence MNENASGEAPRSTTSSDGRDARRAISRRQAIEGAVAIGVLAAFGGTVKAFAGEGDALYPPGGQDTGTLWGSCIRCGRCVGVCPTKVIVPGTLDDGAVNARLPLMDFRLGFCDMCEGSFRCAANCPTGALRPFDPYVDKIGMARVEEAECELYGVSAHCNAPCVDACAWDALTIDGEGRLVVDEEKCNGCGACELACVAGSYGSYGGSGLRGINIVPWKEGESDERK, from the coding sequence GTGAACGAGAATGCGAGCGGTGAAGCTCCTCGGTCAACGACTTCGTCCGATGGGCGCGATGCGCGGCGAGCGATAAGCCGCCGCCAAGCGATCGAGGGCGCCGTGGCCATTGGCGTCCTTGCGGCTTTCGGCGGTACCGTCAAAGCCTTTGCGGGGGAGGGCGACGCGCTCTATCCTCCGGGAGGGCAGGATACGGGAACACTCTGGGGCAGCTGCATCCGCTGTGGCCGGTGCGTGGGCGTCTGCCCGACCAAAGTGATCGTCCCCGGGACGTTGGATGATGGAGCGGTGAACGCGCGTCTGCCTCTTATGGATTTCCGTTTGGGCTTTTGCGACATGTGCGAGGGCTCCTTCCGTTGCGCCGCCAATTGCCCTACGGGAGCTTTGCGCCCCTTCGATCCCTACGTCGACAAAATCGGCATGGCCCGTGTGGAAGAGGCCGAGTGCGAGCTGTACGGCGTGTCGGCGCACTGCAATGCGCCCTGCGTCGATGCGTGCGCCTGGGACGCGTTGACGATTGACGGCGAGGGGCGCCTCGTCGTCGACGAGGAGAAATGCAACGGGTGCGGTGCCTGCGAGCTGGCTTGCGTAGCGGGCTCTTACGGTTCCTATGGCGGCAGTGGCCTTCGCGGCATCAACATAGTCCCTTGGAAGGAGGGTGAGAGCGATGAGCGTAAATAG
- a CDS encoding type II toxin-antitoxin system VapC family toxin gives MLDVNAAIAIAKGTEEGRVLRELMMEGEEVVAPHFFLTELGNVVWQIVRAGELDEEDFPGLFERAAGFVDRFVPAEGILLEAIHAAIQNNHPVYDMLCFIVTRRNAATLFTFDKKLRAVCEANGVNCLGTASL, from the coding sequence GTGCTTGACGTCAACGCGGCCATTGCGATTGCGAAAGGCACCGAAGAAGGCAGAGTTCTGAGAGAGTTGATGATGGAAGGCGAAGAGGTCGTTGCCCCTCACTTCTTTTTGACGGAACTGGGAAACGTTGTCTGGCAGATCGTGCGTGCTGGAGAATTGGATGAAGAGGACTTTCCTGGGTTGTTTGAGCGAGCCGCCGGCTTCGTCGATCGATTTGTTCCCGCTGAGGGCATTCTCTTAGAAGCGATCCATGCGGCCATTCAGAATAACCACCCTGTCTACGACATGCTCTGTTTCATTGTTACGCGGCGCAATGCTGCTACGCTCTTCACGTTCGACAAGAAGCTGCGAGCTGTCTGCGAGGCTAATGGTGTGAATTGCCTCGGGACGGCGAGCTTGTAG
- the ppk1 gene encoding polyphosphate kinase 1, whose translation MNAQAAKDTATTTIVKPPYMQNRELSWLDFNKRVLDQGADPTVPLLERLNFISIFWSNLQEFFMVRVGSLTDLSLLKKSIIDPKSGMTPAQQLEAIYARCHELYPYYEETYESVRALLAEQDIRNLRKEELTDEQLDYLRGYMQDNVFPFLSPQIINARHPFPHLENGGLYIVVRLDEEAAPKAKKSKEERAREKAEGKAKATKNLGAEGVTLGIIPLPRQTSRVIELPGSGLPFMLVEHAIEMFAAEVFSMYTVKHTNVICVTRNADLDATEGAEEQGEDYREHMKRILKKRSRLAPVRLESERPLSRTVKGLLLEKLGLAEHQLFVTRVPLNMGYTWGLGSRLGAEKRATLTQAPFTPQWPACLDRKRSIIEQVSEHEVLLSYPYQSMDAFVQLLREASVDPAVVSIKITLYRLASQSHLAEALINAAENGKEVTALFELRARFDESNNIEWSQRFEAAGCHVIYGFRNFKVHSKICTITRQTENGLQHITQLGTGNYNEKTAKLYTDFSFITCDSQIGHDAADFFRNMALENTSDNYDILWVAPLMIKQNILRNIDVQIERARRGEKCGLFFKTNSITDKEVIDKLVEASQAGVPIDLFVRGISCILPGVEGYTDRVREVSIVGQLLEHSRVYGFGPREDCKLYLSSADLMTRNMDKRIEIAWPILNETLRNQVLGYLGICYSDTAKLRELLPDGSYTALGAFAERNENGEVELFDSQKYLIAEAQRMRLAAAELAARKEANLGGSARVVFPLGDVAAEDGAEVGANEVVTEEESEFVAHRSPELEAAEAKAVRDAADAMAAAATATAASVLEAVTKGVAQEVAALQAREAQGATAAAETAPAADSDPAAADPAAVAPAAEGPVAERAELGAEAAPAAAPAPAPAAEVEDAARPDDGRAIVPATVVEPTPAGNAITRFFRRLFGK comes from the coding sequence ATGAATGCACAGGCAGCAAAGGACACCGCAACGACGACCATCGTGAAGCCTCCTTATATGCAAAACCGCGAGCTTTCCTGGCTCGATTTCAACAAGCGCGTGCTCGACCAGGGCGCCGATCCCACGGTGCCGCTTCTGGAGCGTCTGAACTTCATCTCCATCTTCTGGAGCAACCTGCAGGAGTTCTTCATGGTGCGCGTCGGCTCGCTCACCGACCTCTCGCTGCTGAAGAAGTCCATCATCGATCCGAAATCCGGCATGACGCCAGCTCAGCAGCTGGAGGCCATCTACGCTCGCTGCCACGAGCTGTACCCCTACTACGAGGAAACCTACGAGAGCGTGCGCGCGCTCCTCGCCGAGCAGGATATCCGCAACCTGCGCAAGGAGGAGCTCACGGACGAGCAGCTCGATTATCTGCGCGGCTACATGCAGGATAACGTGTTCCCGTTCCTTTCTCCTCAGATCATCAACGCCCGCCACCCCTTCCCACATCTGGAAAACGGCGGCCTTTACATCGTGGTGCGTCTTGACGAGGAGGCGGCTCCCAAAGCGAAGAAATCGAAGGAGGAGCGCGCCCGCGAAAAGGCCGAGGGCAAGGCCAAGGCCACGAAGAACCTCGGGGCGGAAGGCGTGACGCTGGGCATCATCCCCCTTCCCCGCCAGACGAGCCGCGTGATCGAGCTGCCCGGCAGTGGTTTGCCGTTCATGCTCGTCGAGCACGCGATTGAGATGTTCGCCGCCGAGGTCTTCTCGATGTACACCGTCAAGCACACCAATGTCATCTGCGTGACGCGCAACGCCGACCTCGATGCGACGGAAGGTGCCGAGGAGCAGGGCGAGGACTACCGCGAGCACATGAAGCGCATTTTGAAGAAGCGCAGCCGCCTGGCCCCGGTGCGCCTGGAAAGCGAACGGCCGCTCTCGCGCACGGTGAAGGGGCTTCTGCTGGAAAAGCTCGGCCTGGCGGAGCACCAGCTGTTCGTCACGCGCGTACCGCTGAACATGGGGTATACCTGGGGCCTCGGCAGCCGGCTGGGGGCCGAGAAGCGCGCCACGCTCACTCAGGCACCGTTCACGCCCCAGTGGCCCGCCTGCCTCGATCGCAAGCGCTCCATCATCGAGCAGGTGAGCGAGCACGAGGTGCTGCTGTCGTACCCCTACCAGTCCATGGACGCTTTCGTGCAGCTTCTGCGCGAGGCCTCGGTGGATCCGGCCGTCGTTTCCATCAAGATCACGCTGTACCGCCTAGCGAGCCAGTCGCATCTGGCCGAGGCGCTCATCAACGCCGCCGAGAACGGCAAGGAGGTCACGGCGCTCTTCGAGCTGCGTGCCCGCTTCGACGAGTCCAACAACATCGAGTGGTCCCAGCGCTTCGAGGCCGCCGGCTGCCACGTCATCTACGGCTTCCGCAACTTCAAGGTGCACTCGAAGATCTGCACCATCACGCGCCAGACGGAAAACGGCCTGCAGCACATCACCCAGCTGGGCACGGGCAACTACAACGAGAAGACGGCGAAGCTCTACACCGACTTCTCGTTCATCACCTGCGATTCCCAGATCGGCCACGACGCTGCCGACTTCTTCCGCAACATGGCGCTGGAGAACACCTCGGACAACTACGACATCCTGTGGGTGGCGCCGCTCATGATCAAGCAGAACATCCTGCGCAACATCGACGTGCAGATCGAGCGCGCGCGCCGCGGTGAGAAGTGCGGGCTGTTCTTCAAGACGAATTCCATCACCGACAAGGAGGTCATCGACAAACTGGTCGAGGCGTCCCAGGCGGGCGTGCCCATCGATCTGTTCGTGCGCGGCATCTCCTGCATTCTGCCGGGGGTGGAAGGCTACACCGATCGAGTGCGCGAGGTGTCCATCGTCGGCCAGCTACTCGAGCACAGCCGCGTGTACGGCTTCGGCCCGCGCGAGGATTGCAAGCTGTACTTGTCCAGCGCCGACCTCATGACGCGCAACATGGACAAGCGCATCGAAATCGCCTGGCCTATCCTGAACGAGACGCTGCGCAACCAGGTGCTTGGGTATTTGGGCATCTGCTATTCCGACACGGCCAAGCTGCGCGAGCTTCTGCCCGACGGCTCTTACACGGCGCTCGGCGCCTTTGCGGAGCGCAACGAGAACGGGGAAGTGGAGCTGTTCGATTCCCAGAAGTACCTCATCGCCGAGGCTCAGCGCATGCGCCTGGCCGCTGCCGAGTTGGCCGCTCGCAAGGAGGCCAATCTGGGAGGGAGCGCGCGCGTGGTGTTCCCCCTGGGGGATGTCGCTGCGGAGGACGGTGCCGAGGTCGGTGCCAATGAGGTGGTAACCGAGGAGGAGTCCGAGTTTGTGGCCCATCGCTCGCCGGAGCTGGAGGCGGCCGAGGCCAAGGCCGTGCGCGATGCCGCCGACGCCATGGCCGCAGCGGCGACGGCCACGGCGGCTTCGGTTTTGGAAGCGGTGACCAAGGGCGTGGCCCAGGAGGTGGCCGCTTTGCAGGCTCGCGAGGCTCAAGGGGCGACCGCGGCGGCCGAAACGGCTCCTGCCGCCGACTCCGATCCGGCTGCGGCTGATCCTGCTGCGGTGGCCCCGGCTGCCGAGGGCCCCGTGGCCGAGCGCGCGGAGCTGGGCGCCGAGGCGGCGCCGGCGGCCGCCCCCGCTCCGGCACCAGCGGCCGAAGTCGAGGACGCTGCTCGCCCCGACGACGGTCGCGCCATCGTGCCGGCCACCGTGGTAGAGCCAACGCCAGCGGGCAATGCCATCACGCGGTTCTTTCGTCGCCTGTTCGGCAAATAG
- a CDS encoding helix-turn-helix domain-containing protein, with the protein MRAYDESYLNDAMNALGEMLDYAVVDCGRDPDEFFDWFIVSGIAAQFERGNPKFVAGMSGAEIAREVIFRVTGNRETRPATQSLDRSPEYWAGWILAYYQWYRNLRFAAIAEGGLPPSAVIERYILHEADVSKFVETADEVLGAQLQQPTPLARIRTNRGMTQQELAHASGVSLRMIQLYEQRRNDLSKASASVVIALAHVLGCSVEDLAERA; encoded by the coding sequence ATGCGCGCTTACGACGAGTCGTATTTGAATGACGCCATGAACGCCCTCGGCGAAATGCTCGACTACGCCGTCGTCGACTGCGGGCGCGACCCCGACGAGTTCTTCGATTGGTTCATCGTATCCGGCATCGCCGCACAGTTCGAGCGGGGCAATCCGAAGTTCGTGGCGGGCATGTCCGGCGCGGAAATCGCCCGCGAGGTGATATTCCGCGTCACCGGAAACCGCGAGACGCGCCCCGCAACTCAGTCCCTTGACCGCAGCCCCGAGTACTGGGCCGGATGGATCCTAGCTTATTATCAGTGGTACCGGAACCTGCGCTTCGCCGCTATCGCCGAAGGCGGACTGCCCCCCTCGGCGGTCATTGAACGGTACATTCTGCACGAAGCCGACGTCAGCAAGTTCGTCGAGACGGCCGACGAGGTGCTGGGGGCGCAGCTTCAACAGCCTACGCCTCTTGCGCGCATTCGCACCAACCGCGGCATGACGCAACAGGAGCTGGCACACGCATCCGGTGTTTCTCTGCGCATGATCCAGCTGTACGAGCAGCGGCGCAACGACCTTTCGAAAGCCTCCGCCAGCGTGGTGATCGCCTTGGCCCACGTTCTCGGCTGCTCCGTGGAGGATTTGGCGGAGAGGGCATAA
- the purM gene encoding phosphoribosylformylglycinamidine cyclo-ligase codes for MENQNSVTYAEAGVDIVEGARAVDAIKDTVHSTYRPEVVGDIGGFGGLFSIAAAKDMADPLLVSGTDGVGTKLKVAQRLGVHDTVGIDLVAMCVNDILATGAEPLFFLDYVAVGKLDAEAMAKIVGGIGEGCRQSGCALIGGEMAEHPGVMDPDDYDLSGFCVGLVDRLRMLDPESVREGDVLIGLASSGLHSNGYSLARKVCIEGRTEEELREAREDLGGQSILEALLTPTRIYVKPVRAVMEQVPGGIRALAHITGGGITENLNRALPAGVNAEVDLGTWPIPSVVRFACEQANLSEAEALKTFNMGLGMVLIVDPAAAEAVEAALAATGEETYRVGRIVAGEGEVQYANEGELF; via the coding sequence ATGGAAAACCAGAACAGCGTGACCTATGCCGAGGCAGGCGTCGATATCGTGGAGGGCGCCCGTGCCGTGGACGCCATCAAGGACACGGTGCATTCCACCTATCGCCCCGAAGTGGTGGGCGACATCGGCGGCTTCGGCGGCCTGTTCTCCATCGCGGCGGCCAAGGACATGGCCGATCCGCTTTTGGTGTCGGGCACCGATGGCGTGGGCACGAAGCTCAAGGTCGCTCAGCGTCTTGGCGTGCACGATACGGTGGGCATCGATCTGGTGGCCATGTGCGTGAACGATATTCTTGCCACCGGCGCGGAGCCTTTGTTCTTCCTCGACTACGTGGCCGTGGGCAAGCTGGATGCCGAGGCCATGGCCAAGATCGTCGGCGGCATCGGCGAGGGCTGCCGCCAGTCCGGCTGCGCGCTCATCGGCGGCGAGATGGCCGAGCATCCCGGCGTGATGGATCCGGACGACTACGATCTGTCCGGTTTCTGCGTGGGCCTGGTCGATCGCCTGCGCATGCTCGATCCCGAAAGCGTGCGCGAAGGCGACGTGCTCATCGGCCTCGCCTCGTCCGGCCTGCATTCCAACGGCTACTCGCTGGCCCGCAAGGTGTGCATCGAGGGCCGTACCGAGGAGGAGCTGCGCGAGGCTCGCGAGGACTTGGGTGGCCAGAGCATTCTGGAAGCCCTGCTCACGCCGACGCGCATTTACGTGAAGCCGGTGCGCGCGGTCATGGAGCAGGTGCCCGGCGGCATCCGCGCTCTGGCTCATATCACTGGCGGCGGCATCACCGAGAACCTGAACCGCGCCTTGCCCGCAGGCGTGAACGCCGAGGTCGATTTGGGCACCTGGCCCATTCCGTCGGTGGTGCGCTTTGCCTGCGAGCAGGCGAATCTTTCGGAGGCGGAGGCGCTGAAGACCTTCAACATGGGTCTCGGTATGGTGCTGATTGTTGATCCGGCTGCTGCTGAGGCCGTAGAGGCCGCTCTGGCCGCTACTGGCGAAGAGACCTACCGTGTCGGCCGCATTGTCGCTGGCGAAGGCGAGGTCCAATACGCCAACGAAGGGGAGCTGTTCTAA
- a CDS encoding 4Fe-4S binding protein → MLAIAFALFCAGVVVAGGLGDACSVGYEAIAAVCPLGALEGFFGSWSFAPRMAIGLGLALVVVIVAGRAFCSWICPVPPLQGFLRTKKQRHRVAAEQKAQAEESLTRWKKACSGCSGGCGDVCPSAGNAGGDASFEEASWARKGVKLDSRHAVLAGTLATTALCGFPVFCLLCPVGLTFATVIAFYRFVGFNEPTFDLLVFPAIIVVELVLLRKWCHRFCPIGALMSLFAPLARRLRPQVKVDACLRSTGEDCVVCGSVCPEGIDPVRDLGRRPLYECTRCGRCAEVCPTQAITFWRRRARSTDPVMIDDGQAVLLD, encoded by the coding sequence GTGCTCGCGATTGCATTCGCCTTGTTCTGCGCCGGGGTAGTGGTTGCCGGAGGACTGGGCGATGCGTGCAGCGTGGGCTACGAGGCCATTGCGGCGGTGTGCCCCCTCGGCGCTCTCGAAGGGTTTTTCGGTTCCTGGTCCTTTGCTCCTCGCATGGCCATTGGTCTTGGGCTCGCGCTTGTGGTGGTCATCGTCGCGGGACGCGCCTTCTGCTCTTGGATATGTCCCGTCCCCCCTCTTCAGGGATTCTTGCGCACAAAGAAGCAGCGGCATCGCGTCGCGGCAGAGCAGAAGGCTCAGGCCGAGGAGTCGCTTACGCGATGGAAGAAGGCGTGCTCGGGTTGCTCCGGCGGCTGCGGCGACGTTTGCCCGAGTGCTGGAAACGCAGGAGGAGACGCGTCTTTCGAGGAGGCTTCATGGGCCCGCAAGGGCGTAAAGCTTGATTCGCGCCATGCGGTGCTGGCCGGGACGCTGGCCACAACGGCGCTGTGCGGATTTCCCGTCTTCTGCCTCCTTTGTCCCGTTGGGCTCACGTTCGCCACGGTGATTGCGTTCTATCGCTTCGTGGGGTTCAATGAGCCGACGTTCGATCTTCTTGTGTTCCCGGCGATCATCGTGGTTGAGCTGGTTTTGCTGCGCAAGTGGTGTCACCGCTTTTGCCCCATCGGCGCTTTGATGTCCCTGTTCGCTCCGTTGGCGCGTCGCTTGCGTCCGCAAGTGAAGGTTGATGCGTGCCTGCGCTCGACCGGCGAGGATTGCGTCGTCTGCGGCTCGGTGTGTCCCGAAGGCATCGATCCGGTGCGTGATTTGGGACGCCGCCCGCTCTATGAATGCACGCGTTGCGGCCGCTGCGCCGAAGTCTGTCCCACCCAGGCCATCACCTTCTGGCGGCGACGCGCCCGCTCGACCGATCCGGTGATGATCGACGACGGACAGGCGGTGCTTCTCGATTAG
- the purN gene encoding phosphoribosylglycinamide formyltransferase has translation MEKLKIGVLLSGSGTNLQAIIDEIANGLPVEIVYVLSSRPDAYGIERARAVGIPVTVFDRSCYEDREAADARIAAIMQEAGAEYLVMAGYMRKLTPVVLDAFPDHVLNLHPALLPSFKGAHAIQDAWDAGVKVTGVTVHLANEDYDKGPIVAQRAVPVLEDDDIDALEARIHETEHIIYPEVLRAIAEGRMTLDADRKIHIRSVD, from the coding sequence ATGGAGAAGCTGAAGATCGGCGTGCTGCTTTCCGGCAGCGGAACGAACCTGCAGGCCATTATCGACGAGATCGCGAATGGCCTGCCCGTGGAAATCGTGTATGTGCTGTCCTCGCGCCCCGATGCCTACGGCATTGAGCGGGCGCGCGCGGTCGGCATTCCCGTGACGGTGTTCGATCGCTCCTGCTACGAGGATCGCGAAGCGGCTGACGCCCGCATCGCTGCCATCATGCAGGAAGCCGGGGCCGAGTACCTGGTCATGGCCGGCTACATGCGCAAGCTCACCCCGGTGGTGCTCGACGCTTTCCCCGACCATGTGCTGAACCTGCATCCGGCGTTGCTGCCCTCGTTCAAGGGGGCCCATGCCATCCAGGACGCATGGGATGCCGGTGTGAAGGTGACGGGCGTGACGGTGCACCTGGCTAACGAGGACTACGACAAGGGCCCCATCGTGGCCCAGCGAGCAGTGCCGGTGCTGGAGGACGACGACATCGATGCTTTGGAGGCGCGCATCCACGAGACGGAGCACATCATCTACCCCGAAGTGCTGCGCGCCATCGCCGAGGGCCGCATGACCTTGGACGCCGACCGCAAGATTCACATCCGCTCGGTCGATTAG
- a CDS encoding class B sortase has product MATAENTDTKKKKKKRGCFWRIVFWLALVVFIGSVGTLGYLFYTYWQGQNEYEEIASRTVEVPEDGQVTNLADLVVDWDALRAINPDIVAWVYMPGTIINYPVAHKDGDSEYYLHHNFSLGEGSFGAEFGSIMLSGENAGDFSDEVNILYGHHMRNGSMFALFAEFRDSAIFNEHRTIYLLTPEGNYRLQTFAVEHVPMTHASIATPNYPTDEEFSAFKDWLVEESIVTPDPDTTDTLADATKLFGFCTCDGADNTWRYITFADVAEFVPISYVGADTYQGDTAVEDGAADEIAADAQERAEN; this is encoded by the coding sequence ATGGCTACCGCAGAGAATACCGATACCAAGAAGAAAAAGAAGAAGCGCGGGTGCTTCTGGCGCATCGTGTTCTGGCTTGCGCTCGTCGTGTTCATCGGCTCGGTGGGAACGCTAGGCTATCTGTTCTACACCTATTGGCAGGGCCAGAACGAGTACGAGGAGATCGCCAGCCGCACCGTCGAGGTGCCGGAAGATGGGCAGGTGACCAACTTGGCCGATCTGGTGGTCGATTGGGACGCCCTGCGTGCGATAAACCCGGATATCGTCGCGTGGGTGTACATGCCCGGCACCATCATCAACTACCCGGTGGCTCACAAAGACGGCGACTCGGAGTACTACCTGCACCACAACTTCAGCCTGGGCGAGGGCTCCTTCGGCGCCGAGTTCGGCTCCATCATGCTCTCGGGCGAGAACGCCGGCGATTTCTCCGATGAGGTGAACATCCTCTACGGCCACCACATGCGCAACGGCTCCATGTTCGCCCTGTTCGCCGAGTTCCGTGATTCCGCCATCTTCAATGAGCATCGCACCATTTACCTGCTCACCCCCGAGGGCAACTACCGCCTGCAGACGTTCGCCGTGGAACACGTGCCCATGACTCACGCCTCCATCGCCACGCCGAACTACCCCACCGACGAGGAGTTTTCGGCCTTCAAGGACTGGCTCGTGGAGGAGTCCATCGTCACGCCCGACCCCGATACCACCGATACCCTCGCCGACGCGACGAAGCTCTTCGGTTTCTGTACGTGCGATGGAGCCGACAACACCTGGCGCTATATCACCTTCGCCGATGTTGCTGAATTCGTCCCTATCAGCTATGTTGGCGCCGATACCTACCAGGGCGACACGGCGGTGGAAGACGGCGCGGCCGACGAGATCGCCGCCGATGCGCAAGAACGAGCGGAGAACTAG
- the purF gene encoding amidophosphoribosyltransferase — MADSVFPGEQPDRLEEECGVFGVYAPGEDVARLTCYGLQALQHRGQESAGIAVGDGSTVIEAKDLGLVTQVFDEATLAGLGEGVVAIGHVRYSTSGGKASWEAAQPHISAIDDTLIALAHNGTLVNTNHLRAQLIDEGEHLRAGTDSEVAAKAIGHLTRQTHHLREGIRYAMENLEGAYAMVLASPEALYAFRDPHGIRPLCIGQLPEGRGWVVSSETCGLDIVGAEYVRDVEPGEMVRFTAEGMVSEQAVPPCPRAACIFEYVYFARPDSVLDGQSVYQARRAMGRILADEAPVEADLVLGVPDSGVPAALGYSEASGIPFADGIVKNRYVGRTFIQPTQAMRQLGIRLKLNPLPSVITGKRLVVIDDSIVRGNTSKKLVQMLRDAGAAEVHLRIVSPEVLWPCFYGIDTDTREQLIAANMTLEEMNDWIGSDSLAFISLDGLRASLADAGHDGFCTACFTGDYPVPIPDDVAKKSFLTRKDFEAVYAGEVS; from the coding sequence GTGGCGGACAGCGTATTTCCCGGCGAGCAGCCGGATCGGTTGGAAGAGGAGTGCGGCGTCTTCGGCGTATACGCGCCGGGCGAGGACGTGGCGCGCCTGACCTGCTACGGGCTGCAGGCCCTGCAGCATCGCGGCCAGGAGAGCGCCGGCATTGCCGTGGGCGACGGCTCCACGGTCATCGAGGCGAAGGACTTGGGGCTTGTGACCCAGGTCTTCGACGAGGCGACGCTGGCGGGTCTTGGCGAGGGCGTGGTGGCCATCGGGCATGTGCGCTATTCCACGAGCGGCGGGAAGGCCTCCTGGGAGGCGGCCCAGCCGCATATCTCCGCCATCGACGATACGCTCATCGCGCTGGCCCACAACGGCACGCTGGTGAACACGAACCACCTGCGGGCGCAGCTCATCGACGAGGGCGAGCATCTGCGCGCCGGCACCGATTCCGAGGTGGCGGCCAAAGCCATCGGGCATCTCACGCGCCAGACGCACCACCTGCGCGAGGGTATCCGCTACGCCATGGAGAACCTGGAAGGCGCCTATGCCATGGTGCTCGCGAGCCCCGAGGCGCTCTACGCCTTCCGCGACCCCCATGGCATTCGGCCCTTGTGCATCGGCCAGTTGCCCGAGGGACGCGGCTGGGTGGTGTCGTCGGAAACCTGCGGCCTCGACATCGTCGGCGCCGAGTACGTGCGCGACGTGGAACCCGGCGAGATGGTGCGCTTCACCGCCGAGGGCATGGTAAGCGAGCAAGCCGTGCCGCCGTGCCCGCGGGCCGCCTGCATCTTCGAATACGTGTACTTCGCCCGGCCTGACTCCGTGCTTGACGGGCAGTCGGTCTACCAGGCTCGCCGCGCCATGGGCCGCATTCTGGCCGACGAGGCGCCCGTGGAGGCCGACCTCGTGCTCGGCGTGCCCGACTCCGGCGTGCCGGCGGCCCTGGGCTATTCGGAGGCCTCGGGCATTCCGTTCGCCGACGGCATTGTGAAGAACCGCTACGTGGGCCGCACGTTCATCCAGCCCACCCAAGCCATGCGCCAGCTGGGCATTCGCCTAAAGCTGAACCCGCTGCCGAGCGTGATTACCGGCAAGCGCCTCGTGGTCATCGATGATTCCATCGTGCGCGGCAACACCTCCAAGAAGCTCGTGCAGATGCTGCGCGATGCCGGTGCGGCCGAGGTGCACCTGCGCATCGTGAGCCCCGAGGTGCTCTGGCCCTGCTTCTACGGCATCGACACCGATACCCGCGAGCAGCTCATCGCCGCGAACATGACGTTGGAGGAGATGAACGATTGGATCGGCTCCGACTCGCTCGCGTTCATCAGCCTGGACGGCCTGCGCGCCTCGCTCGCCGATGCGGGCCACGACGGCTTCTGCACGGCTTGCTTCACCGGCGACTACCCGGTGCCCATTCCCGACGATGTGGCAAAGAAGAGCTTTCTTACCCGCAAGGACTTCGAGGCGGTGTACGCCGGCGAGGTTTCATAG
- a CDS encoding DUF3990 domain-containing protein — MADKLTIFHGSGQIIERPTFGLGNPHNDYGLGFYCTESPELAREWGASEEADGFANRYSLDAKGLTELNLNDGSYTILHWLAVLLENRTFRVSGDIAPLARTFLLDRFSVDYHSYDLMRGYRADDSYFSFANAFLNNGLSLSRLERAMALGNLGEQVVVRSEKAFSRLVFEGFETADRTVYYPRKMARDHEARAIYREELKLADLAGDYTISDIMREDWRADDARLRRVVFE; from the coding sequence ATGGCCGATAAGCTCACCATTTTCCATGGCTCCGGCCAAATCATCGAGAGACCCACATTCGGACTGGGCAACCCGCACAATGATTACGGACTCGGTTTTTATTGCACGGAGAGCCCGGAGCTGGCCCGGGAATGGGGCGCCTCCGAAGAAGCCGACGGGTTCGCCAACCGCTATTCGCTCGACGCGAAAGGACTCACGGAGCTCAACCTGAACGACGGCAGCTATACCATCCTCCACTGGCTCGCTGTGCTGCTGGAGAACCGAACGTTCCGCGTCTCCGGGGACATAGCACCCTTGGCGCGCACGTTTTTGCTCGACCGCTTCTCCGTCGATTACCACAGCTACGATCTCATGCGCGGCTATCGGGCCGACGACTCGTATTTCTCCTTCGCCAACGCCTTCCTCAACAACGGGCTCTCCCTCTCGCGCCTCGAACGGGCCATGGCGCTGGGGAACTTGGGCGAGCAGGTGGTGGTGCGCTCGGAGAAGGCCTTCAGCCGCCTTGTCTTCGAAGGCTTTGAAACCGCCGACCGTACGGTGTACTACCCGCGCAAGATGGCCCGCGACCACGAGGCCCGCGCCATCTATCGGGAGGAGCTGAAGCTGGCCGACTTGGCGGGCGACTACACTATAAGCGACATCATGCGAGAAGATTGGAGGGCCGACGATGCGCGCTTACGACGAGTCGTATTTGAATGA